GTAGGGGACTTATCTTCAGTTTCCAATGAATTTATCTCTTTGACTGGAGTTGCAGGGAGGCAAAGTTTGGAACTTGGCTCACATATAGTTGGTTTAGATAAAAGTTTAGTTGGGGACTGAATTGGAGCAGAGTTAGTTTCAATGCCGTTGACAGATTTGCGAGCACATTTTTCTGCAACTTGTGAAGACTGAAGAGAAACCTTTGAACATTTTTCGACAACCTCTTGCGCTTTGCTTGTGGCTTTCCTGGAAAAGCGCTTTCGAAATGATCTCGATACATGAGATGCTACCACAGGTAGCTGGTCATTAACTGCATCAGGTAATGTCTCCACATCCAGTTTTGAGTTGGAATTTGTGTGTTTAGATGGTTGTGGTTGAGCTTCCTCTTTAAGAACTTCACCTTGCAATGTCAAGGATTGCTGCTCTGTCACTGTCTCAGCTGATGAACTCCACTGCAAATTTTGCTTTGAACGATTGAATGGCTCTGGGAGATCATCTTCCGGAATTTCATCAACCTGAAAGCACAACAATTAAAGTCAACACAACATGATACATGAAAAAAATGGTTAGAACAACATTAGTAAAGTTTTAGTTTCCAGACCACTAAAGACGTTTGTAGGCCTCAAAATGTGAGCTTACTAACAAGGGTAGTTTATACCAGCCATGGGAGCTATTCACATACTTTACAATGAAGTTTGAGTACTTAATTTTACATCTAGCAAACTTCAATCTTAAAAGTTACAGCTTAATTAGAAAGAGTTACTCATATTATAAAACTAAGCCAAATAATCCAAATATGATAGCAAGAACCACACAAAGATTACTAAACTGAAGAGAATACCTCAGGATGAGCGTCGAGATAGCCTGCAAGCCGCGCTCGAAAAACCCTCCTCATGTTCGGATTCTTAGTCTCAGACTTAGAGTTATCCCCACAGTCAATCGCATTGGCAATGATGCTAACGTGGAGATCTGGTTTCATACAACTAGTTCTCTCATCAAATATCAGCAATCTCTTTATCTCAATCGCCTCCGGTAGAATATGCTTCAATTGGGCCAAGTGACCATATGAAAACCTCCTGTAAATCAACCCCCCAAAAGATGAATAAGTAAAGAACGCAGTTTACAcagaataaaaatgataaagcCAAATCGAGTTACCTGTCGGTTAAGCACTCTACTTTGGGGCAGATATTAGTAAAAGTTGGCATCGAACCCTTAAGTTTTAGCAGCAGGATTGCAGAATCCAAGCTATCGAAAAACCCGCACAAAATCTCGTACCTGTTTCACAAATATTCAATCAATAAAAACATACATTGTTTAAAAGGAAAATTGGGTCAGAAGAGGTGAGACTTACTTTTCAGGGAGCTTATCGGAACTGTCACTGGAGGTTTTGGGAGGGGGAGATTCGGCTGTCCATGGTAAGATCTGTTTTCGAGCCGATTTGATCTGGTTGGTCTGAGTTTGGGGCTGGATCTGGGCCGCTTGCCCGACCTCCTTGATGGAGAGAGCAGCGTTACGGTCGCGAGGGCGACTGGGAAGCTGAGAGGCGCGCTTGGCGGGGGTTTTAGAAACGGGTGAGTTGGAGGTTAGATTGAGAGACTTTTTGGATTTCAGAGAGGTGGATTGAAGAGAATCTGATGAGTTCATGTCTCGAAAAATTACAAAAGATAACGAAGAGAGGTGGGAGTTAGCGGCGGAGAGAGGAGGGGCTTTACGGCGGAGAACGAGAAAGGGTGGGAGAATATAAGAGGGCAATAATGTGGCGGGAAATCTAAGTTGGCACTACTATCTATACTTGACACGTGTATTCCCGCCAAATTGGCCCGTTACGTCCCGCGGGTTCCCTTTTAAGGTATGTCTTGGAATTGGAGCAAGAGGAACCCGTTCTAACAAAGGTTTCGATTCATGTAAATGCACTTAGGCCCCGTTCTTCATTCTTTTTCTGATAGGCTTTTActcaaaaaagtttttttttctttaaaagcaATAGAGAACAAATAGTAGTGTTagaattttttaacttaaattaagcACTTTTATACAGATGAAAAATGAGAAATTGTTGGTTTTTCTCAGCTAAAAGTGCTTCTTGACtggtattttactattttaatcttGTTATTTTTTCTAGACTTTAGAagatttttttccccttttcttctcTGGTTTGTTCCTCTTCTCCACCGCCAGTGAGTTTTATCTTTTCCTTCTCATATTCTTCTTTTTGATTTtctgaaataattatgaaatatagtttaattttttcacatttttttcagCTCGGTAACATCGGCATTCTGTTTTTCTTCATATTCGATCTTCTCAACATTCTGCAACTGCTGTTTTTCTTCATATTCGAGGTTCTATCCTTTTCATCTTTGACAGAACTTTCACCCTTATTTTCATTGTTATGCAAGAATTATGCTTAAAAGAGAAACATTATTGCTGTCTTTgtagtttaatttatttgttcTTGTGAAAATAATGCTGCCATTAGCTAGATGTGTTTTTACTGCTCATAAAATAATTTGTGATGGTCTAATACTGGCTTGTATTTGTGTGGTAGATATctgcattattatttttaaatagtatgatttgaaattttctaaataatgtattacaaatttttttcttgaaattttctaAACAATATACAACTTTATTTCTTATTGAAActataaaattacattaaatttctTCTTGCCCTGAAACCATAAAAAACcgctaattaaatttattaatgcaATTTCATATacaactttattttttctttgatgaAACCGTAAATGTCAAATtcttcatttctttcattttcttctcttGTTTCCTTGACTGATGAAACCGTAAGAGTCACATTATCCCAAGCTTGAAGAAGAACCAAATAGGCACCAATCCTAACAACTAGGGTGCAccgataaaaaaatttaaaaatcacacCGATGCTGGCGGAGGAAAGGCCGACGCTAAAATTTTTTTCTTGCCATGGGTGCCAGCCACCACAATACCAACATAAGAAAAtactagaaaaaaattaaatttttttccaatgcCAACCATTGTAGTGCcaacaccaaaaaaaatatttttttaaacccCCATACAATCAACAACTAATGATTGGGGGATGATTGATTTGGGTATCTGTTGCACTACCTGACACTATTCATTTTAGGTCATTCCCATCATTATTTTTTAAGTTGACTCattcttataaatatttatttttttggggaGTTAATTGGATAAAAAGACTTATATCTACATATAATCGTCGGATAAAGTCCTCTAGATAATGATTATTCTGGAATAACTCAACTTCACTTATCTTAATTTTATCcttcttattaaaaaaaaaaaccatcaagGTCTTGTCCTTGCAGAGTCAGAATGcaatttcttcatattttttagGTTATTTGAAAACGACTATATCTATAATTTCCGCCATGAATGTTTCTTGTATCTTATAGCAggggtgattaaaatataaaatatttcgtTGCATTGACTTATAATTCtcaaaaacgaaaaagaaaaagcagCACACATTCAAGAGATGTAGAAGCTTGTTTCAAGCTGGTCCAAAAACAAACCTTTGCCTGAATCTTATAAATTCCCACCGGAAACAAGACCCGGCAACCTTATTGTTCCTACTTGCAAAACTATTCCAGTCATCGATCTCCGTAACGCTGAGGGTCGAAATCGAACCGATATCGTTCAGCAGATTTTGAAGCCCAGCCAAGAGTATGGATTTTTCCAGGTTAAACACACACAAATGAAAGATTTATTATCAATTTCCTATGACCAACTGCTGTGTTGAATTTGCTTCGTCCTCATAAAAGGTTCTTTGTGAACAGGTTGTTAACCATGGAATTTCAGAAAATTTAATGAATGAAAGCATGGATGTGTTCAAGGAGTTGTTTGAAATGCCTGACGAAGACAAGGTCATGCTCTATTCCGAGGACCCCAAAAAATTTGCTGGCTTTTGACAAGCAGCTTAAACTATGATCGGGAAAAGGTTCATCAATGGCGTGACAATCTAAGACACCCTTGTCATCCTTTACAAGATTGCATCAAACATTGGCCTCAAAAGCCAATTCGATACAGGTAAAAGGTATACCCCTCTTCCTTGTTTTATTTTCTCAGTACAAGAGCTTTGCAGGGAAGTTGTGGCTGCATTTTCGATTGAAGCAAAGAAATTGGGTTTAAGGATCCTGGAGTTATTTTCTGAAGGGTTGGGGCTAGAATCTGGATACTTTGGGGATAAATTAAGTGAATCTCTGCACCTATTTGTTAACCATTACCCACCCTGTCCTGACCCGAGTTTGACCCTGGGAATAACCAAACATTGCGACTCTATCCTCTTAACCATTCTCCACCAGGGAGATGTAAACGGCCTTCAAATCTTCAATAGTGAGGAATGGATTGGTGTTGAACCGCTGCACAATGCTTTCGTGGTTAACATCGGCAACCAGTTACAGGTACTGCTAGTTCCCCTGTGATGAttcgaaattttcaaacacacCAAAAAGCCTAGTTTACtcattgattaaaatatattGGTTGCTTTTGCTTATATATAGATTATAAGTAACGATAAGCTGAAGAGTGGTGAACATCGGGTGGTAACAAACTCAAGGGCCGCTCGAACAACAGTTGCCTTCTTCATTGCCCCTTCTGAGGATAGCGTTATAGAGTCAGCGATATCTCTTGTTGGCGAAGCTTCAGTTTATAGAGCATTTGAATAGAAAGACTTCCTACTTTATTACCTCTGCCACATGGGCAACAATGAAGTCGTACTGGGGCGTTTTGAATCCCAAAGCTTAACTAACGGTACCCCTGTTGGCTTTAACAATAAGTCCATTTCCTTAATTTCTTTCTTTGATTTACATTATTTATTGTACTGCTTTTATTTTTCCTGCTTTATTCATGCTCAAATTTGTTCGCAAATATCAAATTTGTCATGTCATTGAATAAGGCACCGAGTGTTTACCTCCGGTGCGGTGCGATGcgtagtgttttttttttatctcatgCTGCATTATCGTTACAAtatttaatctcaccgccaccactatttttacactaatcccAGTTAATTGCACTGTCCATCCAAAAGGGCCCTAAGTTTGAGCTATCTAGACTTTATCATGCGCTGGACTACTCGTCCAGACCCAAAGGCACGCTCGAAAAGtaagagggtttgggtaaaaatataagcttgaAAAATAGGTTTGAACAAAAAATAAACTCGTTTTCTAAATGGGCCGAGCCTTGAGTAGAATTTTTTATCTAGGTCGAGCCCAATTCGACCCAAATAAGTTGTTTTCTTACTATTTTGTTGTTTCACTActgttttttttgttattttgttgttattgtttggatattatacaatttttattttattattaattttgtttttattttaaaggcatttgcttGCTGAGTTGcaactattttagtgttatttaagtataaagaattttttaatatatttttaatttgttgagaaaaaagattattttaatattttttagtgtaTATGATGTATTATactttttaagtttgttattatataaaaaaaatctaaaaaaataaatacgggCGAACCGGGTTAGGCTTGAATGTAGCATCTATAATTTGGACAGAGCTTGGACAGAATTTTAAGCCTATTTTCAGGTTGAGCTCAGATCTAGAAAACGGATCTAAAATTTTGCATCTATTCGACCCATGATAAAGTCTAATATTATCTAATAAGCTTGATGTGTTAGTAATTAGGTTGATAATAATCAATATATAGTATCAACATTGATGTTTATTCTATTCAAACCTTCGTTAGTGGTTTGTCTAAACATGTAGAAAACTACTCAAACCTAAGTTCACCTTGCTTGTGATCGAGTTTATTAattatttgcatgaatttagatTTGCATTTTGTTTTGAGTTAGTACAAAATAAATATCTTACCCTTGCGGTAACTCATACACGTTTGCTCAGAGTTATTATTGTCAGTGCAAATTTTTGGTCAGGAAAATTTCGAATACACGAATGAGACtcgaacaaaaaataaagaaatacgaCAATGCTCCAAGGCATGTATCAAGcaactatctttaaggttatatccGCCCCACCTATATTCGTTGTGCAaatgagtttcaagcaaattaacctcgatgATACAATGAAGCCGATATCTATTTGCATTTtacactgacgagaatagtccactaagtattgagtaatgtataacaagaaactcaatttttacaaataatttctaCAGTAAAGTAAttctttataaaataatctaataatattaaaagaatgaAGGacagaaagaatattagaatttgttagtgtgattttcaaatgaaatttcattcctatttataggaatttttatATCTCTTCATATAGACATATCTCAATAGGTATCTTTtctgaataataatatttttaaaaggacacataattattcatttaatattacagatattcaagtaatattgtttgaataattataattctatcaaaaaatcaaataatataactcttgactgataataaaaaattttgacttttaattaattatataattttatttatagttattaaaacactataaatattcaatttgattCCGATTTATTGCTGGGTTTACAACCAAATGCCGAAACCTAAGCGGGTGATTTCTATGGGGAATTGTGCGAATGGTGGTGGATACAACCGCTACTCGAGCTGTGTTGTTAGAGGTTGTGGTAGAATAGCCCTTGTTGACATCTATGCTCCTGGTTGTCCACCCATGGCCAATTGCCAAAAAAAAGATCAAAAGGCGCGACAACTTCCTCCATTGGTGGTCTAAGTAAAAGGATATCACAATTTTGCTTGCTTTCTTGGCTATTTTGAACGCCATATTAAGAGCAAATAAACTTGGTGAAAAGCACATGTCGACACCAtcttttggatgaaaacggggtcgacttggattttgaaaaaaagaatgaaaacgggagtcgccaccaatccttttttgacgaggtgtgatcgggtcacctcaaaaagtggttgtttttaataaatgatttaattttattaaaacaacgattttggtctacgaaattcagaaaaatgagttcgggagccggttacgcacgaggaaggattagcaccctcgatacgcccaaaattggtacctagttgattaattagtgtcttagtgtcgaaaattgaaaatttgaagagttttaaaaaatacgatccttaaaagaa
The Gossypium hirsutum isolate 1008001.06 chromosome A07, Gossypium_hirsutum_v2.1, whole genome shotgun sequence genome window above contains:
- the LOC107955444 gene encoding CDT1-like protein a, chloroplastic translates to MNSSDSLQSTSLKSKKSLNLTSNSPVSKTPAKRASQLPSRPRDRNAALSIKEVGQAAQIQPQTQTNQIKSARKQILPWTAESPPPKTSSDSSDKLPEKYEILCGFFDSLDSAILLLKLKGSMPTFTNICPKVECLTDRRFSYGHLAQLKHILPEAIEIKRLLIFDERTSCMKPDLHVSIIANAIDCGDNSKSETKNPNMRRVFRARLAGYLDAHPEVDEIPEDDLPEPFNRSKQNLQWSSSAETVTEQQSLTLQGEVLKEEAQPQPSKHTNSNSKLDVETLPDAVNDQLPVVASHVSRSFRKRFSRKATSKAQEVVEKCSKVSLQSSQVAEKCARKSVNGIETNSAPIQSPTKLLSKPTICEPSSKLCLPATPVKEINSLETEDKSPTKSGCLQSTPAKLASTPARLMTATPTLQPQKRCYMSPDEVSSNLSSKLVRRPPRTRSLKFDTPVKEEKVVDEVRKIESIPVDNDDDILSTLPESLLHSIREKERKAMEELDPAISQAKRRQRMIACLPKLFNMIHYLFQSLNRSVITKEELTHKMIAGHCDIADRGEVEEQLNLLLELVPEWISEKTASAGDLLVSIDKMSSPESIRMRLQEAK